The genomic interval GAAGGGACAACGTAGAGGTGCAGGCGCCTGAGGACAAGGCCGCCGACGAGCGAGCGCTGCGCGAGCTGCTGATGGACAGGCTCGGGCGTTTCCTCCCTGACGACGCCGGGGCATCTCCGAGCGACGAGGGCGACGATGCACTGTGAGCCCCGGCGTTCGCGCTTCTCGGTGCTGGTAGACCAGCTCTCCCCGGATGAGTCCCCGGCCTCCTTCCTGGTGAAACAGGCGCGTACTCGCCAGGGGCTCGCGCGTCTCTTCGGCAGACTCACCCATCCCGAGGTGGAGACCCTCGTTCATGACCTGGACTTCTGGGCGCGTCGCGAACAGATGCCGCCAGCCGCGTTCGCCACGTGTTTCATCATGGCGGGCAGGGGCTTCGGCAAGACCTGGTCGGGCGCTCGGTGGGTGATTCAGAAGGCTCGCGAGGCGAAGACGATTGGTGCGCTCATCGGCCCCACGGCGGCGGACGTGCGAGACACCATGATTCGCGGCTCCAGCGGCATCCTCGCCCTCTCGCCCCCATGGTTCATGCCCGTCTATGAGCCCAGCAAGCGGCGCGTCACGTGGCCGAACGGTGTCTATGCCATCTGCTACTCGGCGGACAAGCCGGACCGGTTGCGCGGACCCAACTGCGGCTGGGCCTGGGGCGATGAGCCCGCGTCCTGGAAGCATGAGATGGCGGCGCTCGACCAGCTCCCGATGGTGCTGCGCATCGGCACCGCCGCGAACCCGCCCCAGCTCCTCCTGACGGGGACCCCTCGCCCGCTGCGGAAGCTGGAAGCGCTGCTCTTCTCCGACGCGGAGGCGAAGGTGCTGCGGCCGGGAGTAGTCCTGCGCACGGGCTCGTCACTGGCCAACCGCGCAAACCTGGCCCCCAGTGCCGTGGCCACCATGCGCGCGCTGATGAACACGCGCTGGGGACAACAGGAGGTGCTCGGCAAACTGCTGATGGACGTGCCGGGCGCCATCTTCGGCTCGGCGCGATGGGGCAGGGTGGAGGCGGATGCCCATGAGTACGCGCGAGCGTTGGAGCGGCGCATCGTCTCCGTGGACCCCGCGCCCACCAGCGAGACGGGCTCGGATGAGACGGGCATCATCGTCCAGGGAGTGAGAAGCAGTCCGCTCCTTGGGACGGATGGCTCGCCGCTGAAACGTGTCTCGGTGCTCAAGGACGCGAGCCTCCGGGGCTCTCCGCGTGAATGGGCCGCCGCCGCAATCCGCGAGTACCTGGCCTTCGGGTGTGACTCCCTGGTGGCCGAGGTGAACTCGGGCGGGG from Myxococcus stipitatus carries:
- a CDS encoding terminase large subunit domain-containing protein, which gives rise to MHCEPRRSRFSVLVDQLSPDESPASFLVKQARTRQGLARLFGRLTHPEVETLVHDLDFWARREQMPPAAFATCFIMAGRGFGKTWSGARWVIQKAREAKTIGALIGPTAADVRDTMIRGSSGILALSPPWFMPVYEPSKRRVTWPNGVYAICYSADKPDRLRGPNCGWAWGDEPASWKHEMAALDQLPMVLRIGTAANPPQLLLTGTPRPLRKLEALLFSDAEAKVLRPGVVLRTGSSLANRANLAPSAVATMRALMNTRWGQQEVLGKLLMDVPGAIFGSARWGRVEADAHEYARALERRIVSVDPAPTSETGSDETGIIVQGVRSSPLLGTDGSPLKRVSVLKDASLRGSPREWAAAAIREYLAFGCDSLVAEVNSGGEMVETTIQTVASEMGVHVNVKPVRAREAKSKRAEPVSALAETGRIEFVGTFPKLELQLSKFSGVNGRRDDRVDALLWGVHELVFADSFFCL